From the genome of Triticum aestivum cultivar Chinese Spring chromosome 3B, IWGSC CS RefSeq v2.1, whole genome shotgun sequence, one region includes:
- the LOC123071433 gene encoding alpha-glucan phosphorylase, H isozyme-like yields the protein MSAADKVKPAASPASEDPSAIAGNISYHAQYSPHFSPLAFGPEQAFYATAESVRDHLLQRWNDTYLHFHKTDPKQTYYLSMEYLQGRALTNAVGNLAITGAYADALKKFGYELEAIAGQERDAALGNGGLGRLASCFLDSMATLNLPSWGYGLRYRYGLFKQRIAKEGQEEIAEDWLDKFSPWEIVRHDVVYPIRFFGHVEISPDGKRKWAGGEVLNALAYDVPIPGYKTKNAISLRLWDATATAEDFNLFQFNDGQYESAAQLHSRAQQICAVLYPGDATEEGKLLRLKQQYFLCSASLQDIIFRFKERKADRVSGKWSEFPSKVAVQMNDTHPTLAIPELMRLLMDVEGLGWDEAWAVTNKTVAYTNHTVLPEALEKWSQAVMRKLLPRHMEIIEEIDKRFREMVISTRKDMEGKIESMRVLDNNPQKPVVRMANLCVVAGHTVNGVAELHSNILKQELFADYVSIWPNKFQNKTNGITPRRWLRFCNPELSEIVTKWLKTDQWTSNLDLLTGLRKFADDEKLHAEWAAAKLASKKRLAKHVLDVTGVTIDPNSLFDIQIKRIHEYKRQLLNILGAVYRYKKLKEMSAEERKKVTPRTVMVGGKAFATYTNAKRIVKLVNDVGAVVNNDADVNQYLKVVFIPNYNVSVAEVLIPGSELSQHISTAGMEASGTSNMKFSLNGCVIIGTLDGANVEIREEVGQDNFFLFGAKADQIAGLRKEREDGLFKPDPRFEEAKQFIRSGAFGTYDYTPLLDSLEGNTGFGRGDYFLVGYDFPSYIDAQARVDEAYKDKKKWIKMSILNTAGSGKFSSDRTIDQYAKEIWGISACPVP from the exons ATGAGTGCGGCGGACAAGGTGAAGCCGGCGGCCAGCCCGGCGTCGGAGGATCCCTCCGCCATCGCCGGCAACATCTCCTACCACGCGCAGTACAGCCCCCACTTCTCGCCGCTCGCCTTCGGCCCCGAGCAGGCCTTCTACGCCACCGCCGAGAGCGTCCGCGACCACCTCCTCCAG AGATGGAACGACACGTACCTGCATTTCCACAAGACGGATCCCAAGCAGACCTACTACCTGTCCATGGAGTACCTGCAGGGCCGCGCGCTCACCAACGCCGTCGGCAACCTCGCCATCACCGGCGCCTACGCCGACGCCCTGAAGAAGTTCGGCTACGAGCTCGAGGCCATCGCTGGACAG GAGAGAGATGCGGCTCTGGGAAATGGTGGCTTGGGCAGGCTTGCATCTTGCTTTTTGGATTCAATGGCAACGCTGAACTTGCCTTCTTGGGGCTATGGCCTTCGTTACCGTTATGGCCTGTTCAAGCAGCGCATTGCCAAGGAGGGCCAAGAAGAAATCGCTGAAGACTGGCTTGAT AAGTTTAGCCCATGGGAGATTGTCAGGCATGATGTTGTATACCCAATCAGATTTTTCGGCCATGTCGAGATTTCGCCAGATGGAAA GCGGAAATGGGCCGGTGGAGAAGTTCTGAACGCTTTAGCCTATGATGTGCCAATTCCTGGGTACAAGACAAAAAATGCAATCAGTCTTCGCCTTTGGGATGCAACAGCTACTGCTGAGGATTTCAACTTATTTCAGTTCAATGATGGCCAGTATGAGTCAGCTGCTCAACTTCACTCGAGGGCACAGCAG ATATGTGCTGTTCTCTATCCTGGTGATGCTACAGAAGAAGGGAAGCTTCTGAGATTAAAGCAGCAGTATTTCCTTTGCAGCGCATCACTTCAG gataTTATTTTCAGATTTAAAGAAAGAAAAGCTGACAGAGTTTCAGGGAAGTGGAGTGAGTTCCCTTCCAAAGTTGCTGTTCAAATGAATGACACTCACCCAACTCTTGCCATCCCTGAGCTAATGAGGTTGCTTATGGACGTGGAGGGACTTGGTTGGGACGAAGCCTGGGCTGTCACAAATAA GACGGTTGCTTACACCAATCACACAGTTCTTCCTGAAGCTCTCGAGAAATGGTCACAGGCTGTAATGAGGAAATTGCTTCCACGTCACATGGAAATCATTGAGGAAATTGACAAGCGG TTTAGAGAAATGGTAATCTCCACCCGGAAGGATATGGAGGGAAAGATCGAATCGATGAGGGTTTTAGATAACAATCCCCAGAAGCCAGTAGTGCGGATGGCGAATTTGTGTGTTGTGGCTGGGCATACG GTGAATGGAGTGGCCGAGTTGCACAGCAACATCTTGAAACAAGAGCTGTTTGCAGATTATGTCTCTATTTGGCCTAACAAATTCCAGAACAAAACTAATGGAATTACACCACGTAGATGGCTCCGTTTTTGCAACCCTGAGCTGAGTGAAATAGTCACGAAATGGTTAAAAACAGATCAGTGGACAAGCAACCTTGATCTTCTCACCGGGCTTCGGAAA TTCGCAGATGATGAAAAACTACATGCTGAGTGGGCAGCAGCCAAGCTGGCCAGCAAAAAGCGCTTAGCCAAGCATGTGTTGGATGTGACTGGTGTTACAATTGATCCAAATAGCCTTTTCGATATACAAATTAAACGCATCCACGAATACAAGAGACAGCTGTTGAACATTTTGGGAGCTGTGTACAGATACAAGAAGTTAAAG GAAATGAGCGCAGAAGAGAGGAAGAAGGTTACACCACGCACTGTCATGGTAGGAGGGAAAGCATTTGCAACATACACCAATGCTAAAAGAATAGTGAAATTGGTAAATGATGTTGGTGCTGTGGTGAACAATGATGCTGATGTCAACCAATATCTGAAG GTGGTGTTCATTCCAAACTACAACGTATCAGTGGCTGAAGTGCTCATTCCTGGCAGTGAACTGTCACAGCACATTAGTACTGCAGGCATGGAAGCAAGTGGAACAAGTAACATGAAGTTCTCTCTGAATGGCTGTGTTATCATTGGAACTCTGGATGGAGCCAATGTTGAAATCAGAGAAGAAGTAGGGCAAGACAACTTCTTCCTTTTCGGTGCCAAAGCAGATCAGATTGCTGGTCTGAGGAAGGAAAGGGAAGATGGCTTG TTCAAGCCAGACCCACGCTTTGAAGAAGCCAAACAGTTTATCAGGAGTGGTGCTTTCGGCACCTACGACTACACTCCTCTCTTGGATTCCCTTGAAGGGAACACTGGATTTGGGCGTGGTGACTACTTCCTTGTTGGCTATGACTTCCCAAGCTACATTGACGCACAGGCCCGGGTTGATGAAGCCTACAA GGACAAGAAGAAATGGATCAAGATGTCCATCTTGAACACGGCTGGAAGCGGCAAGTTCAGCAGCGACCGCACCATCGACCAATATGCGAAGGAGATCTGGGGCATTTCGGCTTGCCCTGTTCCATGA